The DNA segment GCGTCGAGCGTTCTCAGTACCTCGCGGTCCGGCAGGAGCACGAGGAGCGCCCGCTCCTCGTCGTCGGCTTCGAGCGCGGCCATGGGGTCGGCGATCAGGGCCGGGTCGAGCGCGTCCAGGCGGGCGACCAGCCGGTCGCGGGCGGCGAGCAGCGCGCTGCGGTAGCGGACGGCGGCCAGCCGCGAGACGGTGGCGATCTGCGCCCCGAAGCGGTCGGGCAGCGCGGTGCGGGCCCAGTGGCCGAGCATGTGCTCGGCCTTGGCCTCGATCACCGAAGGGGCTTCCAGGATCTCCTTGCGGCGGCCGAACGTACGCAGCACCTTCGCCCGCAGCTCCGGATCGGACGGCACCTTCTCGTCGAACCGGGCGTCGAGGGCGGCCTGTTCGACCACATCGAGCGGTACGGCGTACGCCTCGTAGCGGACGGGCACGACGGACCGGTCGAGTTCGGCATCACGCAGGGTGTACGTGTCGGCGTACGGGCCGAAGATCTCCTCGCTGCGTCTGCGGTTGCTGCTGATCACCGGGGTGCCGGTGAAGCCGACGAAGGCGGCGCGCGGCAGCATGGCCCGCCAGCGGGCGTGCTGCCACTTGTCGTTGCCCCGGTGGGCCTCGTCGATCAGGACGACGACGTGGTGGTGGGGGTTGGCCACCCGGTTCTGTACGTGTCCCGCGTCCTCGCCACCGTCCTCGTCATCGTCGTCGGGAACGGCGTCGGGCAGTGACTCCTCGCGGCCGTCGTACGCCGTGTCGTCGCGCTGCGCCTTCTGCAGGGTGACGAGGACGACGTCCCCGACGTCCACCTCCAGGTACTTCCTGGCCCGCTTGACGCTCGGCGCCCGGTGCACCTTCTCCTCGGTGGCGGCGAGGCTCGTCCGGATCTGCTTCTCCAGGTCGAGGCGGTCGGTGACCACGACCACCTTGTGCGACTTCAGAGCGGGACGGCTGCGCAGGTGCCGGACCAGGAACGCCATGGTCAGGCTCTTGCCGGAGCCCTGGGTGTGCCAGACCACACCGCCCCGGTGGCTGACGGCGACGCCGGCCGCCGCCTTCCGGTCCCGCTCCTCCAGTTTCCGCGTGAGCGCCTTCACCGCCTTGAACTGCTGGTGGCGGCCGACCAGTTTGACCGTGCGGTGACCGCTGCCGAGCCGGGTGGTGAAGTCCCGTACCAGATCGAGGAGATGGGCAGGGCGCAGCATCCCGGCGACCAGGACCTCCTGGTCGGTGAGGGCTGCCGACGCGGACTTGCGCACCTCCTCGCGCACGCGGTCCTCGCTCACGGGCGCGACCGTGCGCCAGGGGGCGAAGTGCCGGGGTTCGGCGGTGACCGTGCCGGTCTCGGCGTGGTCGCGGTCGGTGCCGACCAGGACCTGCGCGAAGCGGACGAACTCGGGGACTGCGGCCGGGGAGTTGACGCCCGCGTACCGAAGGACCTGGTCGACGGCGTCGTCCAGGGCGGCCCGCACGTCTCCCCGAGGGCCGGACACCACGGGCGCCTTGCACTCGATCACCACCCACGGCAGCCCGTTGACGAACAGCACGAGGTCGGGCGTGACGGGAGCGGCGTCCTTGCGCTCGACCCGGAACTGGGAGACGACGAGCAGGTCGTTGCCGCCGCCGGGCGTGTCCGGCCGCTCCCCGAACTCGCCGTCCCAGTCGACGAGCCGTACGTGTTCGGGGTCGCCCTTCGTCCAGCCCGTCAGGGTGCGGGCGTTGCGGCCCTTGCGCAGGAGGTCGGTCACCTCCAGGTTCCCGGCCACACCGCGTTCCTTCGGGCCCTGCCCCGGCGCGGTGCCCTGGACCAGGGCGAGGAGGTGGTCGAGCTGCGCGTCGCTCAGCCAGGGTTTCCCGTCCGACGGCCTCGGGTTGATCCTGGCCACGGCGGCCCTGAACCGGTCCGCGTACACGACGGCCTCGAAGCTCGTACGGTCCGAGGCGCCCGGCGCGGTGGCGGGTCCGGCGGTCGGTCCGCCCCGGAGATGGGTCCAGCCCATCGCCGTCAGCTGCTCGATCAGCGGCCGCTCGGTCCTGACGTACTCCGGCTGCTCCCCCACGCGCCTG comes from the Streptomyces sp. KMM 9044 genome and includes:
- a CDS encoding type I restriction endonuclease subunit R, whose product is MGEQPEYVRTERPLIEQLTAMGWTHLRGGPTAGPATAPGASDRTSFEAVVYADRFRAAVARINPRPSDGKPWLSDAQLDHLLALVQGTAPGQGPKERGVAGNLEVTDLLRKGRNARTLTGWTKGDPEHVRLVDWDGEFGERPDTPGGGNDLLVVSQFRVERKDAAPVTPDLVLFVNGLPWVVIECKAPVVSGPRGDVRAALDDAVDQVLRYAGVNSPAAVPEFVRFAQVLVGTDRDHAETGTVTAEPRHFAPWRTVAPVSEDRVREEVRKSASAALTDQEVLVAGMLRPAHLLDLVRDFTTRLGSGHRTVKLVGRHQQFKAVKALTRKLEERDRKAAAGVAVSHRGGVVWHTQGSGKSLTMAFLVRHLRSRPALKSHKVVVVTDRLDLEKQIRTSLAATEEKVHRAPSVKRARKYLEVDVGDVVLVTLQKAQRDDTAYDGREESLPDAVPDDDDEDGGEDAGHVQNRVANPHHHVVVLIDEAHRGNDKWQHARWRAMLPRAAFVGFTGTPVISSNRRRSEEIFGPYADTYTLRDAELDRSVVPVRYEAYAVPLDVVEQAALDARFDEKVPSDPELRAKVLRTFGRRKEILEAPSVIEAKAEHMLGHWARTALPDRFGAQIATVSRLAAVRYRSALLAARDRLVARLDALDPALIADPMAALEADDEERALLVLLPDREVLRTLDAAVVISPAGQGGSDPQAWRPWITKSHQDAHIARFKKGLPPRDITADPAWNVRTHGSQPSGVGTPASGGQVWNVDLDLPADSGPPAPPDTEGGAQPETMAFLVVQSMLLTGFDAPVEQVLYLDCKLSGAGLLQAVARTNRPYPAKTWGQVVDYVGIGPELARSLASYDQEHLRHVLGYRNVSVDHLQPDYEGPQPDGRGPDRDGLLLRSDAAAKALLEDLGAKVTRFLAGQNVTDPGDASQWEDFLGRRLDDPLLRGEFDERVRDFLTALNAVLPDPEALRYRELAGQLGTLQYMARRRYLDGREQFSPRRYGAKVRRLISQHLETTGIRQRIPPVELTDPEFMERVDANADPRARCSYMTGSLKLRITARIGGDRAGYQRFSLRLEEIVARMRDDFEQAAADLARLVGDVAAAEQEPENDDGLDSRTERLVLGLLRQHAEDAVREPWPPGTDLIRAARGLTLEMSVLVRRPQVHTQIAARNRMRNELREHLETWLAMDWDDIGDLASHLTELAVERHECFLGYRPRDEADGGDT